The following coding sequences lie in one Zingiber officinale cultivar Zhangliang chromosome 2B, Zo_v1.1, whole genome shotgun sequence genomic window:
- the LOC122046142 gene encoding probable calcium-transporting ATPase 8, plasma membrane-type, with protein sequence MDRMESFLKRNFEVAHKNPSEDAQRQWRRAVGAVVKNRRRRFRMVPDLDKRSVVEAKKLKIQEKIRVALYVQRAALQFIDAGAQTEYHLPEEVRSAGFCINPDELASIACGHDKKTLKKHGGVQGIARKICVSLDDGIKTTDISIRQEIYGVNKYDEKPPRSFWMYVWDALHDLTLIILMACAFVSVVVGLATEGWPKGMYDGIGITLSIFLVVSVTSVSDYKQSLQFRDLDKEKKKISIQVTRDGYRQKVSIYDLVIGDIVHLSIGDRVPADGLYTSGYSLLIDASSLSGESEPEYVSNGKPFLLAGTKVQDGSAKMLVTSVGMRTEWGKLMETLSQGGDDETPLQVKLNGVATIIGKIGVAFATMTFCVLLGRFLFNKAYHMGFKWSPADALTILNYFAIAVTIIVVAVPEGLPLSVTLSLSFAMKKLMDKKALVRHLSACETMGSANCICTDKTGTLTTNHMIVDKLWMCEISKSVRGTETSTYLKSVISEEVLGVLLQCIFENSTSEVVRDRDGKATILGTPTETALLEFGLDLEKYLESKHGNCSKLKVEPFNSDKKKMSSLIKLPNGGIRAFCKGASEIVLQMCDSMIDSKGKTIVLSEKNKEDIMKVINSFACEALRTLCLAFKDIHVNQDDENIPAAGYTLIAVFGIKDPVRPGVKEAVQACIAAGIKVRMVTGDNINTAKAIAKECGILTEDGLAVEGPEFRSKSPEEMKDLIPKLQVLARSLPLDKHTIVTRLRKTFNEVVAVTGDGTNDAPALHEADIGFAMGIAGTEVAKESADVIVLDDNFTSIINVAKWGRAVYINIQKFVQFQLTVNVVALTVNFISACITGSAPLTAVQLLWVNMIMDTLGALALATEPPNDSMMRRPPVGRDEDFITKVMWRNIIGQSIFQLIVLGALMFDGKKLLKIEGPDSDIILNTFIFNTFVFCQVFNEINSRELEKINVLSGIFGNWTFVLVLTSTVLFQVIIVEFLGDFASTVPLSWHLWWLSIVIGAVSMIVAVILKWIPVDSYNGIVHCKNDYEPLPSGPEAV encoded by the exons ATGGACAGGATGGAGAGCTTCCTGAAGCGGAACTTCGAGGTGGCGCACAAGAACCCGTCGGAGGACGCGCAGCGCCAGTGGCGGAGGGCCGTCGGTGCTGTCGTTAAGAACCGCCGACGCCGCTTCCGCATGGTCCCTGATCTCGACAAGCGATCGGTCGTCGAGGCCAAGAAGCTAAAGATCCAG GAAAAAATCCGAGTTGCTCTTTATGTACAAAGAGCTGCTCTGCAATTTATTGACG CTGGTGCACAAACTGAATACCATCTTCCAGAAGAGGTAAGAAGTGCCGGTTTTTGTATAAACCCAGATGAGTTGGCATCTATTGCCTGTGGACATGATAAAAAGACACTGAAGAAGCATGGAGGAGTTCAAGGAATTGCAAGAAAGATCTGTGTTTCGCTTGATGATGGCATAAAAACAACTGACATATCCATCAGACAGGAAATTTATGGTGTCAATAAATATGATGAGAAGCCTCCACGTAGTTTCTGGATGTATGTATGGGATGCATTACATGACTTGACATTGATCATTCTCATGGCTTGTGCATTTGTATCTGTAGTTGTAGGGCTTGCCACTGAAGGGTGGCCTAAAGGTATGTATGATGGAATAGGAATTACCCTCAGCATTTTCTTGGTAGTGTCAGTGACTTCAGTGAGCGACTACAAGCAATCATTACAGTTCAGAGATCTggataaagaaaagaagaagatctcTATTCAGGTAACTAGAGATGGCTACAGGCAAAAGGTATCTATTTATGATTTAGTCATTGGGGATATAGTTCATCTTTCGATTGGAGATCGAGTTCCTGCTGATGGGTTATATACATCTGGATATTCCTTGTTAATAGATGCATCAAGCTTGTCCGGAGAGAGTGAACCAGAGTATGTGTCAAATGGAAAACCATTTCTACTAGCTGGTACCAAGGTGCAAGATGGATCCGCTAAAATGCTTGTTACTTCTGTTGGAATGAGGACAGAGTGGGGAAAACTAATGGAGACATTGAGTCAGGGTGGAGATGATGAAACACCCCTGCAAGTCAAACTCAATGGTGTTGCAACAATAATAGGAAAGATTGGTGTAGCATTTGCAACAATGACATTTTGTGTTTTGTTAGGAAGGTTTTTATTTAATAAAGCATATCATATGGGCTTCAAATGGTCTCCGGCTGATGCATTAACAATACTCAACTATTTTGCTATTGCTGTCACCATCATTGTAGTTGCAGTTCCTGAAGGGCTACCTTTATCTGTAACATTGAGTCTTTCTTTTGCGATGAAGAAGCTTATGGATAAGAAGGCACTAGTGAGGCATCTGTCTGCATGTGAGACCATGGGATCTGCTAATTGCATTTGCACTGATAAAACTGGTACTCTGACAACTAATCACATGATTGTAGACAAATTATGGATGTGTGAGATATCTAAATCTGTTCGGGGTACTGAGACTTCTACCTATCTCAAGTCGGTCATTTCTGAAGAAGTTTTAGGAGTCCTTTTGCAATGTATATTTGAGAATAGTACCTCAGAAGTGGTGAGAGACAGAGATGGAAAAGCCACCATACTGGGTACCCCAACAGAAACAGCATTGTTAGAGTTTGGTTTGGACTTGGAAAAGTATCTAGAATCCAAACATGGGAATTGCAGTAAACTGAAAGTCGAGCCTTTCAATTCAGATAAAAAGAAGATGTCTTCACTCATCAAATTACCCAATGGAGGGATTCGTGCTTTCTGTAAAGGTGCATCTGAAATTGTCCTACAGATGTGTGACAGTATGATTGACAGTAAGGGGAAAACCATAGTTTTATCTGAAAAAAACAAGGAGGATATTATGAAAGTCATCAACAGCTTTGCTTGTGAAGCATTAAGGACACTTTGTTTGGCTTTTAAAGACATACACGTTAATCAGGATGATGAAAACATCCCTGCTGCTGGTTACACACTGATAGCTGTTTTTGGAATCAAAGATCCAGTTCGCCCAGGAGTCAAGGAAGCTGTGCAGGCTTGCATAGCTGCTGGTATTAAAGTTCGGATGGTAACTGGGGATAACATCAATACAGCTAAAGCTATAGCAAAAGAGTGTGGCATTCTGACTGAAGATGGTTTAGCCGTAGAAGGACCAGAATTTCGAAGCAAGAGCCCTGAAGAGATGAAAGATTTAATTCCCAAACTTCAG GTATTAGCCCGGTCTCTGCCTTTGGACAAACATACTATAGTAACCAGATTGAGAAAGACGTTTAATGAAGTTGTGGCAGTCACAGGTGATGGCACAAATGATGCTCCGGCGCTACATGAGGCAGACATTGGCTTTGCAATGGGTATTGCAGGCACTGAG GTAGCTAAAGAGAGTGCTGATGTTATCGTCCTAGATGACAACTTCACTTCTATAATTAACGTAGCCAAATGGGGTCGTGCAGTTTACATCAATATACAAAAGTTCGTTCAATTCCAGTTGACGGTTAACGTTGTCGCTCTGACGGTCAATTTTATTTCTGCATGCATCACTG GTAGTGCTCCTCTCACTGCCGTCCAGTTGCTATGGGTGAACATGATCATGGACACACTGGGTGCTCTGGCATTAGCAACCGAACCACCAAATGATAGTATGATGAGAAGACCACCTGTTGGGAGGGATGAAGACTTCATCACCAAAGTCATGTGGAGAAACATAATTGGGCAGAGCATATTTCAGCTGATAGTGTTGGGAGCTCTAATGTTTGATGGGAAGAAACTTCTTAAAATTGAAGGTCCAGATTCCGACATCATTCTCAACACATTCATATTCAACACATTCGTTTTTTGCCAG GTTTTCAATGAGATTAACAGTCGTGAACTGGAGAAGATTAACGTGCTGAGTGGTATATTTGGCAACTGGACGTTTGTGCTCGTCTTAACTTCAACAGTCCTGTTCCAAGTTATCATAGTGGAATTCCTTGGGGACTTTGCAAGCACAGTCCCTCTCAGTTGGCATTTATGGTGGCTCAGCATTGTGATCGGCGCCGTCAGTATGATCGTTGCTGTGATCTTGAAGTGGATTCCGGTCGATTCCTACAATGGCATAGTTCACTGCAAGAATGATTATGAGCCACTCCCTAGTGGTCCAGAAGCAGTGTAA
- the LOC122046109 gene encoding nucleolar protein 56-like, protein MALYLLFESASGYSLFNAYGLDEIGQNTEAVRNSVLDLTRFGKVVKLAAFHPFSSALDALNQCNAISEGLMTEELRNFLELNLPKVKDGKKAKFSLGVAEPKVGSQIFELTKIPCQSNEFVLELLRGVRLHFDRFIKDLKPSDLEKAQLGLGHSYSRAKVKFNVNRVDNMVIQAIFLLDTLDKDINSFSMRVREWYSWHFPELVKIINDNYLYAKIAKFVEDKSDLSENHIPELSELIGDEEKAKEIVEAAKASMGQDLSPIDLINVQQFAQRVINLSEYRKKLYEYLVTKMNDIAPNLASLIGEVVGARLISHAGSLSNLAKCPSSTLQILGAEKALFRALKTQGNTPKYGLIFHSSFIGRASARNKGRIARYLANKCSIASRIDCFSEVNTSIFGQKLREQVEERLDFYDKGVAPRKNVDVMKVAIESSLNNATEKDADGQIDEASVKKSKKKKSKGENEDGESMAVDEPIQFVTDGEPETEKKKKKKKQKLEEQLKNDVLGESDGHEAEQNGTAKKKKKTSHDELGNDAEAQNGTEGKKKKKKKSKSHDE, encoded by the exons ATGGCACTCTACCTTCTCTTCGAGTCAGCCTCTGGCTACTCGCTTTTCAATGCCTACGGCCTCGACGAGATCGGCCAGAACACGGAGGCCGTCCGGAACTCCGTTCTTGATCTGACTCGGTTCGGGAAGGTCGTCAAGCTCGCTGCTTTCCATCCCTTCTCCTCCGCGCTCGACGCACTCAACCAGTGCAACGCCATATCCGAAG GGCTTATGACCGAGGAGTTGAGGAATTTCTTGGAGCTGAATCTTCCCAAGGTGAAAGACGGGAAGAAGGCAAAGTTCAGCCTTGGTGTCGCGGAGCCCAAAGTCGGGTCGCAAATATTCGAGCTGACTAAGATTCCTTGCCAGAGCAACGAGTTTGTGCTTGAGCTCCTTCGCGGTGTGAGGTTGCATTTTGATAGGTTTATCAAGGACTTAAAG CCTTCCGACTTAGAAAAGGCTCAGCTTGGTCTGGGGCATAGTTATAGCAGAGCCAAGGTAAAGTTCAATGTTAATCGGGTGGATAACATGGTCATCCAGGCTATTTTCCTTCTGGATACCTTGGATAAAGATATTAACTCGTTCTCAATGAGAGTCAG AGAGTGGTATTCTTGGCATTTTCCAGAGCTAGTCAAGATCATCAATGACAATTATCTGTATGCCAAAATTGCAAAGTTTGTGGAGGATAAATCTGACCTGTCTGAGAATCATATTCCTGAACTATCAGAATTAATCGGAGACGAAGAGAAAGCAAAAGAAATTGTAGAAGCAGCTAAAGCATCCATGG gacAAGATCTGTCTCCAATTGACTTGATTAACGTCCAGCAATTTGCTCAGAGGGTTATCAATCTTTCTGAATACCGGAAGAAGCTCTACGAGTATCTTGTTACAAAGATGAATGATATTGCTCCTAATCTGGCTTCTCTTATTGGTGAAGTAGTTGGGGCTCGTTTGATATCTCATGCGGGGAGTCTTTCCAATCTAGCCAAGTGCCCTTCGTCTACACTCCAGATACTCGGCGCAGAGAAAGCACTTTTCAG GGcccttaaaactcaaggaaatacTCCAAAATATGGACTCATCTTCCATTCGTCCTTTATTGGCCGAGCATCTGCTCGAAATAAGGGTCGTATAGCACGCTATCTTGCAAACAAGTGCTCCATTGCATCCCGAATTGACTGCTTCTCTG AGGTGAATACTTCTATTTTTGGACAGAAGCTTCGTGAGCAGGTTGAGGAGAGACTCGACTTCTACGACAAAGGTGTTGCACCTCGGAAGAATGTAGATGTGATGAAAGTTGCCATAGAGAGTTCCTTGAACAATGCCACAGAGAAAGATGCCG ATGGACAGATAGATGAGGCCTCTgtaaagaaaagtaagaagaagaaatctaaagGTGAGAATGAAGACGGAGAATCCATGGCAGTCGACGAACCGATCCAATTTGTTACAGATGGAGAGCCAGaaacggagaagaagaagaagaaaaagaagcagAAGTTGGAGGAACAGCTAAAGAATGATGTCTTGGGCGAGTCGGATGGTCATGAAGCAGAACAGAATGGAACcgcaaagaagaaaaagaaaacgaGCCATGATGAGCTAGGCAATGATGCAGAGGCGCAGAATGGGactgaaggaaagaagaagaagaaaaagaagagtaaatCACACGATGAGTAG